A stretch of Henckelia pumila isolate YLH828 chromosome 4, ASM3356847v2, whole genome shotgun sequence DNA encodes these proteins:
- the LOC140867785 gene encoding EPIDERMAL PATTERNING FACTOR-like protein 8, whose product MAALSSNYHLSLSLSLLVIFFFFSLTLLPSISGAGGINGLMDEKSKNVDEQMKKTILGSRPPACSVDKCMNCRPCEATLVIPPHRNNDNKNKNKNKNMEAKLSRSREDDSYYLLSWKCRCGDKFFQP is encoded by the exons ATGGCTGCTCTATCATCAAACTATCATCTATCTCTCAGTTTATCACTCTTGgtcatcttcttctttttttctctcaCTTTGCTCCCTTCTATATCAG GCGCAGGTGGGATTAATGGATTAATGGACGAAAAATCGAAGAATGTTGACGAGCAAATGAAGAAGACGATCCTGGGATCGAGGCCGCCGGCTTGCAGCGTGGACAAATGCATGAACTGCAGGCCGTGTGAGGCGACGCTAGTGATCCCACCTCACCGGAACAAcgataacaaaaacaaaaacaaaaacaaaaacatggaAGCAAAATTGTCCCGCAGCAGAGAGGACGATAGCTACTATCTTCTTTCTTGGAAATGCAGGTGTGGTGATAAGTTTTTTCAACCttga